One Streptomyces hundungensis DNA segment encodes these proteins:
- a CDS encoding glycoside hydrolase family 15 protein, which produces MVSRTSPPSRFAADPPPQTLREYALIADGERGALIGPHGDIAWMCLPRWDSDAVFSTLIGGPGHYALTPHGRYVWGGYYENGTLIWRSRWITENGVVECHEALALPADPHRAVLLRRLHAVDGEARLTVDLAPAAGFGADRSRLPHRDEDGTWSARTGHLRWRWCGVPEARSTRYGHRGGLTAELSLAPGEHRDLVLEISEHALPDAPDAGRSWRATKAAWAREVPALDQALAPEDARHAYTVLRGLTSASGGMVAAATTSLPERAEAGRNYDYRYVWIRDQCYAGQAAAAAGGHPLLDDAVRFISARLHEDGATMAPAYTVTGGPVPGPRELALPGYPGGGSQVGNRVNRQFQLDAFGEALLLFAAAHRHGRLDSDGWRAVDIAADAIARRRGDADAGIWELEAQRWTHSRLICVAGLRAVAKEAPSARRAAAWASLADVILADTTANGLHPSGRWQRSTSDPSLDAALLLPPLRGALSAEDPRTTSTLRAYTEELTRDHYAYRFRHDQRPLEEAEGAFLFCGYVMALAEHQQGNQNEALRWFERNRSACGPPGLFAEEYDISQRQLRGNLPQAFVHALMLESAVRLAAPPHDDF; this is translated from the coding sequence ATGGTGAGCCGTACCTCCCCGCCGTCGCGCTTCGCAGCCGACCCGCCTCCGCAGACGCTGCGCGAGTACGCGCTGATCGCCGACGGCGAGCGAGGCGCGCTCATCGGGCCGCACGGCGACATCGCCTGGATGTGCCTGCCCCGATGGGACTCCGACGCCGTCTTCAGCACCCTCATCGGAGGGCCCGGCCACTACGCGCTCACCCCGCACGGGCGGTATGTGTGGGGCGGCTACTACGAGAACGGCACCCTCATCTGGCGGAGCCGCTGGATCACCGAGAACGGCGTCGTGGAGTGCCACGAAGCCCTCGCCCTACCGGCCGACCCGCATCGCGCCGTGCTGCTGCGCCGCCTGCACGCCGTCGACGGGGAGGCCCGGCTCACCGTGGACCTGGCACCCGCGGCGGGCTTCGGCGCCGACCGGTCCCGGCTGCCCCACCGCGACGAGGACGGCACGTGGAGCGCCCGCACCGGACATCTTCGCTGGCGCTGGTGCGGTGTACCCGAGGCGCGCTCCACCCGGTACGGCCACCGCGGCGGGCTTACGGCCGAGCTGAGCCTCGCACCGGGCGAACATCGCGATCTCGTACTGGAGATCTCGGAGCACGCACTGCCCGACGCGCCCGACGCCGGCCGCTCGTGGCGCGCCACGAAAGCCGCCTGGGCCCGCGAAGTCCCCGCCCTCGACCAGGCGTTGGCCCCCGAGGACGCCCGCCACGCCTACACCGTGCTGCGCGGCCTCACCAGCGCCTCGGGCGGCATGGTCGCGGCCGCCACCACCAGCCTCCCCGAACGGGCCGAGGCCGGACGCAACTACGACTACCGCTACGTCTGGATCCGCGACCAGTGCTACGCCGGCCAGGCGGCGGCCGCGGCGGGCGGGCACCCCCTGCTCGACGACGCCGTACGGTTCATCTCGGCCCGCCTCCACGAGGACGGCGCCACGATGGCGCCCGCGTACACGGTCACCGGGGGGCCCGTGCCGGGCCCGCGCGAACTGGCGCTGCCCGGCTATCCCGGCGGGGGCAGCCAGGTCGGAAACCGGGTCAACCGCCAGTTCCAGCTCGACGCCTTCGGCGAGGCGTTGCTCTTGTTCGCCGCCGCTCACCGGCACGGCCGGCTGGACAGCGACGGCTGGCGGGCAGTCGACATCGCGGCCGACGCCATCGCCCGGCGCCGGGGCGACGCCGACGCGGGCATCTGGGAACTCGAAGCCCAGCGCTGGACCCACAGCCGGCTGATCTGTGTCGCGGGGCTCCGGGCCGTCGCCAAGGAGGCGCCGTCCGCGCGGCGGGCGGCCGCCTGGGCCTCCCTCGCCGATGTGATCCTCGCCGACACGACGGCCAACGGCCTTCATCCATCGGGCCGTTGGCAACGGTCGACCAGCGACCCGTCCCTGGACGCCGCGCTCCTGCTGCCTCCCCTGCGCGGCGCGCTGTCGGCCGAGGACCCGCGCACCACCAGCACCCTGCGCGCCTACACCGAGGAACTCACCCGCGACCACTACGCCTACCGCTTCCGCCACGACCAGCGGCCCCTGGAGGAGGCCGAAGGGGCCTTCCTGTTCTGCGGTTACGTGATGGCGCTGGCCGAACACCAGCAGGGCAACCAGAACGAGGCCCTGCGCTGGTTCGAACGCAACCGCTCCGCGTGCGGCCCGCCGGGCCTGTTCGCCGAAGAGTACGACATCAGCCAGCGCCAGCTGCGGGGCAATCTGCCGCAGGCCTTCGTCCACGCCCTCATGCTGGAGAGCGCCGTACGTCTCGCCGCCCCGCCGCACGACGACTTCTGA
- a CDS encoding CBS domain-containing protein, with protein sequence MTTAREIMTSGAECIGERDSVLDAARKLAELDVGALPICGIDERLKGMLTDRDIVVKVLAKGKDPAKTQAGELAQGEAVTIGADDDAEEILRTMATHKVRRLPVIDGHQLVGIVAQADVARALPDIKVGDLLEALSSD encoded by the coding sequence GTGACGACTGCGCGAGAGATCATGACCAGCGGAGCGGAGTGCATCGGCGAGCGGGACAGCGTCCTGGACGCGGCCCGCAAACTGGCCGAGCTGGACGTGGGCGCGCTGCCGATCTGTGGCATCGACGAGCGGCTGAAAGGCATGCTGACCGACCGCGACATCGTGGTCAAGGTGCTGGCCAAGGGCAAGGACCCGGCGAAGACGCAGGCCGGCGAGCTGGCCCAGGGCGAGGCGGTGACGATCGGCGCCGACGACGACGCCGAGGAGATCCTGCGCACGATGGCCACGCACAAGGTCCGCCGGCTGCCCGTCATCGACGGTCACCAGCTCGTCGGCATCGTGGCGCAGGCGGATGTGGCCCGCGCACTGCCGGACATCAAGGTCGGCGACCTCCTTGAGGCACTGTCGAGCGACTGA
- a CDS encoding phytoene desaturase family protein — protein sequence MPDAVVIGAGPNGLVAANVLADAGWSVEVLETQDEPGGAVRSDRGVHPDYVSDLFSAFYPLAAASPVLTRLDLAAEGLRWSHAPRVLAHPLSDGRCAVLERQVRETAAGLKGFGPHDGEAWQAMYDMWCRVGPDMVRALFTPFPPVRSGLRLAAKLRAPGGLRLARNLLMPVRRLGEEEFTGEGGRLLLAGCALHADLAPESAVSGGFGWLMAMLGQSHGFPVPVGGAQALTAALVGRLEKRGGAVRCGERVASVVVRGGTAAGVVTAGGETIGARRAVLADVSAPALYRDLVGEEHLPSRLVRDLERFQWDFATFKVDWALSGPVPWQAPGAAGSGTVHIADGVDGLSRFAAEIARGQVPADPFVLLGQMTTADPSRSPAGTESAWAYTHVPQEITSDAGPDGITGRWDARDQEAMADRVEAQVERYAPGFRALIRARRILAPTTLQAMNENLHLGAINNGTTALHQQAIFRPVPGTGRPETPIKGLYLASAAAHPGGGVHGAPGANAARAALRPHGLHTLLHRAQRV from the coding sequence ATGCCTGATGCGGTGGTGATCGGCGCCGGCCCCAACGGCCTGGTGGCCGCGAACGTTCTGGCGGACGCCGGGTGGAGCGTGGAGGTCCTGGAGACGCAGGACGAACCCGGCGGCGCGGTCCGCAGCGACCGTGGAGTCCACCCCGACTACGTCTCCGACCTCTTCAGCGCCTTCTATCCCCTGGCGGCCGCCTCCCCCGTCCTGACCCGCCTCGACCTCGCGGCCGAAGGCCTGCGGTGGAGCCACGCCCCGCGGGTCCTGGCCCATCCGCTGAGCGACGGCCGGTGTGCGGTGCTGGAACGCCAAGTGCGGGAGACGGCAGCCGGGTTGAAGGGGTTCGGGCCGCACGACGGCGAGGCCTGGCAGGCCATGTACGACATGTGGTGCCGAGTGGGCCCGGACATGGTGCGAGCCCTGTTCACCCCCTTCCCGCCGGTTCGTTCCGGGCTCCGACTGGCGGCGAAGCTCCGGGCACCCGGCGGCCTCCGGCTGGCCCGGAACCTGTTGATGCCCGTGCGGCGCCTGGGCGAAGAGGAGTTCACCGGGGAAGGGGGCCGGCTCCTGCTGGCCGGCTGCGCCCTGCACGCCGATCTGGCGCCCGAGTCCGCGGTCAGCGGGGGGTTCGGCTGGCTGATGGCGATGCTCGGGCAGAGCCACGGCTTCCCTGTTCCGGTGGGTGGCGCGCAAGCCCTGACCGCCGCGCTCGTCGGCCGCCTGGAGAAGCGCGGGGGCGCCGTGCGCTGCGGGGAGCGCGTCGCGTCCGTGGTCGTACGCGGCGGCACGGCGGCCGGGGTGGTGACGGCCGGCGGGGAGACGATCGGGGCGCGCAGAGCCGTGCTCGCCGATGTCTCGGCGCCGGCCCTGTACCGGGACCTGGTGGGCGAGGAGCACCTTCCGTCGCGTCTGGTGCGCGACTTGGAGCGCTTCCAGTGGGACTTCGCGACGTTCAAGGTCGACTGGGCGCTGTCGGGGCCGGTGCCGTGGCAGGCGCCCGGGGCGGCCGGCTCGGGAACGGTCCACATCGCCGACGGCGTGGACGGTCTGTCCCGGTTCGCCGCCGAGATCGCGCGGGGGCAGGTTCCCGCCGACCCGTTCGTCCTGCTCGGCCAGATGACCACCGCGGACCCCAGCCGCTCGCCCGCCGGTACGGAATCGGCGTGGGCGTACACGCACGTGCCGCAGGAGATCACCTCCGACGCGGGCCCGGACGGCATCACGGGCCGGTGGGACGCCCGGGATCAGGAGGCCATGGCCGACCGCGTCGAAGCACAGGTGGAACGGTACGCGCCGGGGTTCCGCGCGCTGATCCGCGCCCGACGCATCCTGGCCCCCACGACCCTCCAGGCCATGAACGAGAACCTGCACCTGGGCGCCATCAACAACGGCACCACCGCCCTGCACCAACAGGCGATCTTCCGTCCGGTGCCCGGAACCGGCCGGCCCGAGACGCCGATCAAGGGGCTGTACCTCGCCTCCGCGGCCGCGCATCCCGGCGGCGGCGTCCATGGCGCTCCGGGCGCGAACGCCGCCCGCGCGGCCCTGCGCCCCCATGGGCTCCACACGCTTCTCCACCGCGCGCAGCGGGTCTGA
- a CDS encoding SRPBCC family protein — MAIRHQLIQRSPADVWAVLSDPERYGDWVVGPDKSVPIDRSWPETGSRLRFTLRAGPWSGDGTTTVRHSEPCRELELEAAFKALGSARIFLQLRPWGDGTLVICDEHPLRGLGGTLHNPVSEVLLQLRHRGMLARLAKVVEGERAGADAGARHA, encoded by the coding sequence ATGGCCATCCGCCATCAACTCATCCAGCGCTCCCCGGCCGATGTGTGGGCGGTGCTCTCCGATCCCGAGCGCTACGGGGACTGGGTGGTGGGGCCGGACAAGTCCGTGCCCATCGACCGGTCATGGCCCGAGACCGGCTCGCGGCTGCGTTTCACCCTGCGTGCGGGACCGTGGTCGGGCGACGGCACGACGACCGTCCGCCACAGCGAGCCGTGCAGAGAGCTGGAGCTGGAGGCGGCCTTCAAGGCGCTCGGCAGCGCGCGGATCTTCCTCCAGCTCAGGCCCTGGGGAGACGGCACTCTGGTCATCTGCGACGAACACCCCCTGCGCGGCCTGGGCGGCACCCTGCACAATCCCGTCAGCGAGGTGCTGCTCCAACTCCGCCACCGGGGCATGCTGGCGCGCCTGGCCAAGGTCGTCGAGGGCGAGCGCGCCGGCGCCGACGCCGGGGCCCGCCATGCCTGA
- a CDS encoding glycosyltransferase family 1 protein has product MAEQPPSVRPAVDIRVASVPAGHVYVRHCSAPEADGVRRLTDPRPNGAPSTSQRWWPPVMLDPDWVSAHHKDFDVFHLHFGFDAQSPDQLTALVDTLRRHGKPLVYTVHDLRNPHQLDPATHDAALNVVIPAADQLITLTPGAAEVIDRRWNRKADVLPHPHVVELPLVAGPRPAHDQFRVGVHAKSLRPNMAVLPVVRVLADTMAELADAELQVNIHREVADPAASAYNPQLLGELRKLAHQGRLTLTIHDYFDDEQLWDYLASLDLSVLPYLFGTHSGWLEACHDLGTAVAAPDCGFYAQQRPCLTYGHTQEGGLDEESLRKAVLRAYEERPAPRATEHHRARERADLAAAHRALYTRLLR; this is encoded by the coding sequence GTGGCCGAACAACCCCCGTCCGTTCGTCCCGCCGTGGACATCCGGGTCGCGTCCGTGCCGGCCGGCCATGTGTATGTGCGCCACTGTTCCGCGCCGGAAGCCGACGGCGTCAGACGTCTTACGGACCCCCGGCCCAACGGCGCTCCCAGCACCTCGCAGCGCTGGTGGCCGCCCGTCATGCTCGACCCCGACTGGGTGAGCGCCCACCACAAGGACTTCGACGTCTTCCATCTGCACTTCGGGTTCGACGCCCAGAGTCCGGACCAATTGACCGCTCTCGTGGACACCCTTCGACGGCACGGCAAGCCGCTGGTGTACACGGTGCACGACCTGCGCAACCCGCATCAGCTCGACCCCGCCACCCACGACGCCGCGTTGAACGTGGTGATCCCCGCCGCCGACCAGCTCATCACGCTCACCCCCGGCGCCGCCGAGGTCATCGACCGCCGCTGGAACCGTAAGGCCGACGTCCTACCGCACCCCCATGTGGTGGAGCTGCCCCTGGTGGCCGGTCCCCGGCCCGCCCACGACCAGTTCCGGGTCGGAGTGCACGCCAAGAGCCTGCGGCCGAACATGGCCGTGCTGCCCGTCGTGCGCGTACTCGCCGACACGATGGCCGAGCTCGCGGACGCGGAGCTCCAGGTGAACATCCACCGCGAGGTCGCCGATCCGGCCGCCTCCGCCTACAACCCCCAACTGCTCGGTGAACTACGGAAGTTGGCGCACCAGGGCCGACTGACGCTGACCATCCACGACTACTTCGACGACGAGCAGCTGTGGGACTACCTGGCGTCGCTCGACCTGTCCGTGCTGCCCTATCTCTTCGGTACGCACTCGGGATGGCTGGAGGCGTGCCACGATCTGGGCACCGCCGTCGCGGCCCCGGACTGCGGGTTCTACGCCCAGCAGCGGCCCTGTCTGACCTACGGGCACACCCAGGAGGGTGGCCTCGACGAGGAGTCCCTGCGCAAGGCCGTGCTGCGGGCGTACGAGGAGAGGCCGGCGCCCCGGGCCACCGAACACCACCGGGCCCGGGAGCGCGCCGACCTCGCGGCCGCGCACCGCGCCCTCTACACCCGTCTGCTGCGATGA
- a CDS encoding glycosyltransferase — protein sequence MALIASARHPINEPFAGGLEAHTWGLAHALTGRGHEVELFAAPGSDPALEARELPVRRVVLSSAARSDASMPSTTWMEEHHAYLGLMLDLARDGEHRFDVVHNNSLHYLPVAMASALRVPVITTLHTPPTPWLESAIQSHDACPVLFTAVSQFTASAWRPMVPEALVVRNGIDTDFWTPGPGGPDLVWSGRMVPEKGPHLAIRAARAAGVSLKLAGPVSDERYFEEEVVPLLEDGVQYVGHLDRKELAELLGTAAAALVTPSWDEPYGLVVAEALACGTPVCGFDRGALAEILTPECGLLAPPGDVAALAELIPRAMRLDRRAARRRAELFCSLQHTADAYTTLYERVTR from the coding sequence GTGGCTCTGATCGCGTCCGCGCGACATCCGATCAACGAGCCGTTCGCCGGCGGGCTCGAAGCCCACACCTGGGGGCTGGCCCATGCCCTGACCGGGCGCGGACACGAGGTGGAACTCTTCGCCGCACCCGGCTCCGACCCCGCACTCGAAGCACGCGAACTGCCCGTGCGCCGCGTGGTGTTGAGCTCGGCGGCCCGTTCGGACGCCAGCATGCCCAGCACCACATGGATGGAGGAACACCACGCCTATCTGGGTCTGATGCTGGACCTGGCACGCGACGGCGAGCACCGCTTCGACGTGGTGCACAACAACAGCCTGCACTATCTGCCCGTGGCGATGGCGTCCGCCCTGCGCGTTCCGGTGATCACCACCCTCCACACGCCGCCCACCCCGTGGCTCGAGTCCGCCATCCAGAGCCATGACGCCTGCCCCGTCCTGTTCACCGCGGTCAGCCAGTTCACCGCCTCGGCCTGGCGGCCGATGGTGCCCGAGGCGCTGGTGGTGCGCAACGGCATCGACACGGACTTCTGGACGCCGGGCCCGGGCGGCCCCGATCTGGTGTGGTCGGGCCGCATGGTGCCGGAGAAGGGCCCCCATCTGGCCATTCGGGCGGCCCGCGCGGCAGGCGTATCCCTGAAGCTCGCGGGACCCGTCTCCGACGAGCGCTACTTCGAGGAAGAGGTCGTCCCGCTGCTCGAAGACGGCGTCCAGTACGTCGGCCACCTCGACCGCAAGGAGCTCGCCGAGCTGCTCGGCACGGCGGCCGCCGCTCTGGTGACGCCGAGCTGGGACGAACCGTACGGCCTGGTGGTCGCCGAGGCGCTGGCCTGCGGCACACCCGTCTGCGGGTTCGACCGCGGCGCGCTGGCGGAGATCCTGACACCGGAGTGCGGGCTGCTCGCACCGCCGGGAGACGTGGCCGCCCTCGCCGAACTCATCCCTCGGGCCATGCGCCTGGACCGCCGGGCCGCCCGGCGCAGGGCGGAACTGTTCTGCTCGCTCCAGCACACCGCCGACGCCTACACCACCTTGTACGAGCGGGTGACGAGGTGA
- a CDS encoding glycosyltransferase, with translation MIGYYVHHQGRGHLHRAQCIAAHVAGPVTVLSSLPRPDSWRGPWVCLPPDTAAAPVDHTARGRLHWVPVHHRGHRERMGIIAEWIRRENPALFVSDVSVEAATMARLMGIPVVVAAMRGDRRDKAHRLGYDLADALLAPWPGTLPEPGWPPHWHAKTVHTGSISRYDGRPRPTVDGHRAASRGEVVVLLGAGGADVTPAHLREAALATPDWSWTLLGGPGAPWVEDPWPLLCRASVVVTHAGQNAIAECAAARVPAVVIPQDRPHGEQHATARALRAGGLATVRDTWPGAREWPALLAEAAARPERWAQWSPGDGAERAGRLLTDLANRAPRQPACAPR, from the coding sequence GTGATCGGCTACTACGTCCACCATCAGGGCCGGGGCCATCTCCACCGGGCGCAGTGCATCGCGGCCCATGTCGCGGGCCCGGTGACCGTGCTGTCCTCGCTGCCGCGGCCCGACAGCTGGCGGGGCCCCTGGGTCTGTCTGCCGCCGGACACCGCGGCCGCTCCCGTCGACCACACCGCCCGAGGCCGGCTGCACTGGGTTCCCGTGCACCACCGCGGTCATCGCGAACGGATGGGGATCATCGCGGAGTGGATCAGAAGGGAGAACCCCGCGCTGTTCGTCAGCGACGTATCGGTGGAGGCCGCCACCATGGCGCGGCTCATGGGGATCCCGGTCGTCGTCGCGGCCATGCGCGGCGACCGCCGGGACAAGGCGCACCGCCTCGGCTACGACCTCGCGGACGCGCTGCTCGCGCCCTGGCCCGGCACCCTGCCCGAACCGGGCTGGCCCCCGCACTGGCACGCCAAGACCGTGCACACCGGGAGCATTTCGCGCTACGACGGCCGACCGCGCCCCACGGTCGACGGCCACAGGGCAGCCAGCCGCGGCGAAGTCGTGGTGCTGCTCGGTGCGGGCGGCGCCGACGTCACCCCCGCGCACCTGAGGGAGGCGGCCCTGGCCACCCCCGACTGGTCCTGGACCCTCCTCGGTGGACCCGGCGCCCCCTGGGTCGAGGACCCCTGGCCACTGTTGTGCCGCGCCAGTGTGGTCGTCACCCACGCCGGGCAGAACGCCATCGCGGAATGCGCCGCGGCGCGGGTCCCCGCCGTCGTCATCCCGCAGGACCGTCCGCACGGTGAACAGCACGCCACGGCAAGGGCGTTGAGGGCGGGGGGCCTGGCCACCGTACGGGACACCTGGCCCGGCGCGCGGGAGTGGCCCGCCCTGCTCGCGGAAGCCGCCGCCCGGCCGGAGCGCTGGGCCCAGTGGTCTCCCGGCGACGGCGCCGAGCGCGCGGGCCGCCTGCTCACCGACCTGGCCAACCGCGCCCCGAGGCAGCCCGCATGCGCACCGCGGTGA
- a CDS encoding glycosyltransferase family 2 protein, whose amino-acid sequence MRTAVITIAAGRHRHLLLQQDGLSRGARTPDQYVIVAMDDPDIGPLTAGRRPPPCVLDLPLAEGGLPLAAARNAGAARALEGGADLLVFLDVDCVPGPTLLDRYAQVAEDGALLCGTVAYLPPAPPGGYGLDALADLAPPHPARPAPADGELRRGGDPRLFWSLSFALTAATWSRVGGFCESYAGYGGEDTDFSATAARQGVDLWWVGGAPAYHQHHPTHDPPVQHLDDILRNGALYKRRWGTWPMLGWLRAFEALGLAVHDPAADTWRKR is encoded by the coding sequence ATGCGCACCGCGGTGATCACGATCGCCGCCGGCCGGCACCGTCATCTGCTGCTCCAGCAGGACGGACTCTCCCGGGGCGCGCGCACCCCCGACCAGTATGTGATCGTCGCCATGGACGATCCGGACATCGGCCCGCTCACCGCCGGCCGAAGGCCCCCACCATGCGTGCTCGACCTGCCGCTGGCCGAGGGCGGCCTGCCGCTGGCCGCCGCCCGTAACGCGGGGGCGGCTCGGGCCCTCGAAGGCGGCGCGGACCTGCTGGTCTTCCTCGACGTGGACTGTGTGCCGGGCCCCACCCTCCTGGACCGCTACGCCCAGGTCGCCGAGGACGGCGCGCTGCTGTGCGGAACGGTCGCCTACCTGCCACCCGCGCCACCCGGGGGCTATGGCCTCGACGCCCTCGCCGACCTGGCCCCGCCCCATCCGGCGCGGCCCGCCCCCGCCGACGGAGAGCTCCGGCGCGGGGGAGACCCCCGCCTCTTCTGGTCGCTGTCCTTCGCCCTCACCGCCGCCACCTGGAGCCGCGTCGGAGGGTTCTGCGAGTCGTACGCCGGTTACGGCGGTGAGGACACCGACTTCTCCGCCACGGCGGCCCGGCAGGGAGTGGACCTGTGGTGGGTGGGCGGCGCACCCGCGTACCACCAGCACCATCCGACCCACGATCCACCCGTCCAGCACCTCGACGACATCCTGCGCAACGGGGCGCTCTACAAACGGCGTTGGGGGACATGGCCCATGCTCGGATGGCTCCGCGCCTTCGAGGCGCTGGGGCTGGCCGTGCACGACCCCGCCGCCGACACCTGGCGCAAACGGTGA
- a CDS encoding zinc-dependent alcohol dehydrogenase: MRALTWHGKRDVRVDTVPDPTIQDADDVIVQVTTTGLCGSDLHLYEVLGPFLDPGDILGHEPMGIVQEVGPDVTSLKPGDRVVIPFNVSCGTCFMCDQGLQSQCETTQVREHGTGASLFGYTKLYGQVPGGQAQYLRVPFGNTLPIQVPQGPSDDRFVYLSDVLPTAWQAVEYAAIPPGGSVAVLGLGPIGDMSARIAAHRGAGTVIGIDLVPERLERARRRGIHTLDLQECGDNLTDAVRDLTGGRGPDAVIDAVGMEAHGSRVAAAAQGMTSLLPDALASAMMKRAGIDRLSALYTAIDLVRRGGTISVSGVYGGAADPLPLLTMFDKQLNLRMGQANVRRWVDDILPLLTDQDPLGVDDFATHRLTLEQAPDAYEMFQKKRDGAVKVLFTP, encoded by the coding sequence ATGAGGGCACTCACCTGGCACGGCAAGCGCGACGTACGCGTGGACACCGTGCCCGACCCCACCATCCAGGACGCGGACGACGTCATCGTCCAGGTGACCACGACCGGACTGTGCGGGTCGGACCTGCACCTCTACGAGGTGCTCGGTCCCTTCCTCGACCCGGGGGACATCCTCGGGCACGAGCCCATGGGCATCGTCCAGGAGGTGGGCCCGGACGTCACCTCCCTGAAGCCCGGAGACCGCGTGGTGATCCCCTTCAACGTCTCGTGCGGCACCTGCTTCATGTGCGACCAGGGCCTCCAGTCGCAGTGCGAGACCACCCAGGTACGCGAACACGGCACCGGCGCCTCGCTGTTCGGCTACACCAAGCTCTACGGACAGGTGCCCGGCGGGCAGGCCCAGTACCTGCGGGTCCCGTTCGGGAACACGCTGCCCATCCAGGTGCCGCAGGGGCCGTCGGACGACCGCTTCGTCTATCTCTCCGACGTGCTGCCCACGGCCTGGCAGGCGGTCGAGTACGCCGCCATCCCGCCCGGCGGCAGCGTCGCCGTTCTGGGCCTGGGACCCATCGGCGACATGAGCGCCCGCATCGCCGCCCACCGCGGCGCCGGAACCGTCATCGGCATCGACCTCGTACCGGAGCGCCTGGAACGGGCCCGCCGACGCGGCATCCACACCCTCGACCTCCAGGAATGCGGCGACAACCTCACCGACGCCGTACGCGACCTCACCGGGGGCCGCGGGCCCGACGCCGTCATCGACGCGGTCGGCATGGAGGCACACGGCAGCCGGGTCGCGGCCGCGGCCCAGGGCATGACGTCCCTGCTGCCCGACGCGCTCGCCTCGGCCATGATGAAGCGCGCCGGAATCGACCGCCTCTCCGCGCTCTACACGGCGATCGACCTCGTCCGCAGGGGAGGGACGATCTCCGTCTCCGGCGTCTACGGCGGCGCGGCCGACCCGCTGCCGCTGCTCACCATGTTCGACAAGCAGCTGAACCTGCGCATGGGCCAGGCCAACGTCCGACGCTGGGTCGACGACATCCTCCCCCTCCTCACCGACCAAGACCCCCTGGGCGTCGACGACTTCGCCACGCACCGCCTGACGCTGGAGCAGGCGCCCGACGCGTACGAGATGTTCCAGAAGAAGCGCGACGGCGCGGTCAAGGTTCTCTTCACGCCGTGA
- a CDS encoding glutamate--cysteine ligase, with the protein MRTVGVEEELLMVSARTGEVLALSPVVTSPAASPKGGEAEEHEFETELQKEQVEFATSPLTAMSDIEEEIIARRREAAARAEKAGATVAALATSPVPVQPSLELGERHVWMAKNFGLTAREQLTCGCHVHVAVDSDEEGVAVLDRIRPWLSVLTAISGNSPFWQGEDSGYSSYRSRVWNRWPSAGPTEIFGSADRYHRHVESMLATGALRDDGMIYFDARLSARYPTVEVRVADVCLQPSTTVLIATLVRALVETAAADWRAGRPPAPVSAGLLRLASWRAARSGLGDSLVDPLTMRDKPASAVVASLLSHVEDALTASGDLERARRTLSRLTEQGTGADRQREIHRQHRSFEAVVRECARITALAD; encoded by the coding sequence ATGCGCACCGTCGGAGTTGAAGAAGAGCTGCTCATGGTGAGCGCGCGGACCGGTGAGGTTCTGGCGCTCTCCCCGGTCGTCACCTCACCGGCGGCCTCCCCCAAGGGCGGCGAGGCCGAGGAGCACGAGTTCGAGACGGAGCTCCAGAAGGAACAGGTGGAGTTCGCCACCAGCCCTCTGACGGCGATGAGCGACATCGAGGAAGAGATCATCGCGCGGCGCCGGGAAGCGGCCGCCCGCGCCGAGAAGGCGGGGGCCACCGTCGCCGCCCTGGCCACCTCGCCCGTGCCGGTGCAGCCCTCGCTTGAGCTCGGGGAGCGCCACGTCTGGATGGCGAAGAACTTCGGGCTCACCGCCCGCGAGCAGCTCACCTGCGGCTGCCATGTGCACGTGGCCGTCGACTCCGACGAGGAGGGCGTGGCCGTACTCGACCGGATCCGGCCCTGGCTGTCGGTGCTGACCGCGATCAGCGGGAACTCGCCCTTCTGGCAGGGTGAGGACAGCGGCTACAGCAGCTACCGCAGCCGGGTCTGGAACCGCTGGCCCTCCGCGGGGCCGACCGAGATCTTCGGCTCCGCCGACCGCTACCACCGGCACGTCGAGTCGATGCTCGCCACCGGTGCCCTGCGGGACGACGGAATGATCTACTTCGACGCGCGGCTGTCCGCCCGCTACCCGACGGTGGAGGTCCGCGTCGCCGACGTGTGTCTCCAGCCGAGCACCACCGTGCTGATCGCCACGCTCGTCCGCGCTCTGGTGGAGACCGCCGCCGCGGACTGGCGGGCCGGCCGGCCGCCGGCCCCGGTCAGCGCGGGCCTGCTACGGCTTGCGTCCTGGCGGGCCGCCCGTTCGGGTCTTGGCGACTCCCTCGTCGACCCGCTCACGATGCGGGACAAGCCCGCGTCGGCGGTCGTCGCGTCCCTCCTGTCCCACGTCGAGGACGCGCTGACCGCGAGCGGCGACCTGGAACGCGCTCGACGCACCCTGTCGCGACTGACCGAACAGGGCACCGGCGCGGACCGTCAGCGGGAGATCCACCGCCAGCACCGCAGCTTCGAGGCGGTGGTACGGGAGTGCGCCCGGATCACGGCGCTCGCCGACTAG